The sequence below is a genomic window from Myxococcales bacterium.
AAAGAAGAAGATGGGACTGGTCGCGCTGGCCAGCGCGCTCGCCACCATCGCAGTCGGGCTGCTGGTCGTGTTCGCGACGTTCATGACGGGGCAGAAGGAGGCCAAGACCGTCGAGGCCGTCGAGCCCAGCCCGGCGAACCGCCCCGCGCCGCCGGTCTCGGCTGTGCCCGCTCAGCCGAGCGCCAGGGTTCGGGTCGTGGTCACCAGCGACACCGACATCTCGGAGGTGCGCGGCCCGGGCGTGAGCAACGTCGAGTTCAAGGACAAGAGCGCCGAGCTCGAGCTGCCGCGATCCAAGATCAGTGTGACCTTGCTGGTGCGCCTGGCCGATGGCAGCGAGATCAGCGAGACCATCACCCCCGAGGACAACACGGCGATCCGCGTGCGCAGCGTCAGTGGCGCGCCCGTGAAACCCGGGGATCTGCCCACGGCTCCGGCCGGAAAGCGGCCACCCGGCGGCGGCGTGCCGGGCGGGAAACCGGCCGGCGGGGGCCTCGAGGCGAATCCCTACGAGTGAGGCCGCGGGCAGGAGCTCACAGCTTCTTGCAGCTGGCGGAGTTGTTGGAACAACAGCTGCTGCCGCATGACGAGCTGTAGCTGAAGCTCTGCGCGGTGTAACCGCTGGGGCACGACAGGCCGCATTGCGAGAAACTCGTGCCAGTGTCCGGCGCGCACGAGGCGGAGTTGTTGGAGCAACAGCTGCTGCCGCACGACGAGCTGTAGTTGTACGAGGTCGCGTGCCAACCGCTCGGACAGCTGAGCCCGCACTGACTGAAGGTCCCGCTGTTCTTGCCGCAGGAGGCAGCGTTGTTGGAGCAACAACTGCTGCCGCACGACGAGCTGTAGTTGTAGGAGCTCGGGTGGTACCCGCTGGGGCAGCTGAGCCCGCACTGCGAGAAGCTGTTGCCACAGTTGTACTGACACGAGGCGGAGTTGTTGGAGCAACAACCGCCGCCGCACGACGAGCTGTAGCTGTAAGAGCCCGGGTGATAGCCGCTGGGGCAGCTGAGCCCGCACTGCGAAATGGGCGAAATCGAGGTGTGTTTCACGCCCGTCGTCGGGCTGCAGCTGTCGGTCGTGCAGTCGTTGCCGTCGTCGATGTTGACGGGAGTGTGGCTGATCGCCCCGCTCTGCGCGTTGCAGCTGTCGGTCGTACAGGCGTCGTTGTCGTTGACGCTCACGGCCGTGTGTTTGACCCCGGTCACCGGATCGCAGCTGTCGATCGTGCAGGCGTCGTTGTCGTTCACCTGCGGTGGAGTGCCGGGCTTGCAGTTGCCGGCCCCGTCGCAGGTCTCGACGCCGTCACACACGGTGTTATTGCCGCACCCGGTGCCCGAGCTGACGAACGTCGCGACGCATTTGCCGCTGGTGCAGGCGTTGTTGGTGCAGGCGTTGCCATCCGCACAATCGGCCGCACCCACACACTGGGGTGGTGCGCCGCCGCCACCGGGTGAGCCGCCGCCGCTCGGCACGCCGCCGCCACCGGGTGAGCCGCCGCCGCTCGGCACGCCGCCGCCGCCGGGAGCCCCGCCGCTCGGTGTGCCACCTCCGCCACTTGGCACGCCGCCGCCACCGGGTGCGCCGCCGCCGCTCGAGACACCGCCGCCGCTCGGAGCGCCGCCGCCACTCGAAGTGCCGCCGCTCGGCTGGCCACCTCCACCGGGTGCGGCGCCGCTGCCCGGGCTCGACCCGGTGCCCGGCCAGCCTGCCGCGCCCGAGATCCCCGCGTCAGCGCCGCTACCCCCGACGCCGGCGTCCGACCCGGCGTCGTCGAGCAATTCTTCGGCGCCGTCGAAGGCGGCGCATGCGGGCCAGGCGAACCCGATCAGGAGGAGCGCAAGACCCACGCGGCGCATGGGCTGATGCTACCGCGGATCGGGCCGGGTTTCACGCCGGGCCACATTTCGCTTTGACGATGGCGCTCTGGTTGTTGTCGTCCCGGCACTCGTTGAAGGTCTTGTTGGTCGGATCGATGAGCACCTTGGCGAAGAACCCGTCGCTCGACTTCGCCGCGCCCGCGGGCACGCTGAAGTCGATGACCTCGGTCTGACCTGGCAAGAGTGGCTTGGTGGTGATCACCGTTCCGAGCTGAGTCTGGGTGCCGCCGGCATCCACATACACCCCGACGGTGACACCAGCAGGGAGCCCGGCGAGTCCGATGTTACGCACCGACACGTGCACGACGATCGGGTTCGTGCAGGCAACGTCGACCTTCACGGTCACGTCCGGCGCGTCGAAGATCCCCTTGTCTTGCACGTTCTGTCGGAAGTTGTTCAGCCAGGGCTGGGTCCAGTTGGGTTTCTGCGCCTTGGGGATCGAGCCGTAGATGTTCGGTGGGTCACAGGCGCTGTCGCGCGAGTCACACACGTTCGAGACTGAATAGGCGTGCTGATTCCAGACCGTGCGGGTCCCGACCCAGCTGTTGGCCTTGTCGCCCAGGGCGGTGATGCCGCGGTAGGCGGGTTTGCCCGCCGGAGGAACCCATGCGGGGCGGTTGTTGGCGGCGTCGGGCTGATTCCACGGGGCCATGTCGCACTTCCAGCCGGCACTGCTGGGATCGGCGCCGTTGGAGACCATCAGGATCTCCGAGTGTCCGTCGCCGTCGACGTCCGCCACCACCGACGCCTCGGTGGCGGTGAACGACGTCGTGAGCGCGGCGTACAGCACCTTGCCGGTCTGCCCGTCGTACACCCAGAGGAAGCACTCGTCGTTGTACACGACCTCGGCTCGGCCATCGCCTTCGAAGTCGAACACACTCGAGCCGGTGACACTCGAGGACAGATCGTGATTGGGTGCGGTCCAGACCACGTCCAGCTTCTTGCCGACGTAGTCCGGTTTGACCATCGCGTATTTCGCCTGCTGCGCGACGCCGATCTCGCGCTTGCCGTCGCCATCGAAGTCAGCGACCGTGGGCGGTCCGCCCTCGCCCGTGCTCGGGAGGGTGAGGGGACCGAGCTCGATCACCCCGGTGGCTCCCTCGAGCACCCAGAGTTTGCCGGCCTGAACCACGACGACCTCGGGTTTGCCGTCCCCGTCGAAGTCCGCCACGGCGTTGAAGCCGTTGCCGACGCTGGCGGTGGTCCAGAGCGCCGTGCCGTCCAGCTTGTACGCCGTGTTGCCGGCCAAGAGCTCGAGCTTGCCGTCGTTGTTCAGGTCGACGAAGAACGAGAGCTCCCGTGCGGCGGCCCCGCCGCTTCCACCCGTGCCGACCCACAGCCGAGTGATGACTCCGCCCTTGGTCGAGAACAGGTTTCGGCCGTAGGCGATCTCCGGGGCGCCATCTCCGTCCATGTCGCCGATGGCAATGCCTCCGCCCCAACCGAAGGCGCCGGCACCCGCGCTGTCCACGGGTTTGTCGCTCACTCCGAGGACCTTGCCCTGGTTGTCGATGACGGCGATGTAGCCGTCGCCGGTCATGGCGACGATGTCGAGCTTCTGATCCCCGTCCACGTCGCCAAGGGCCACCGACAGGCCCGCAAAACCGAGCGCCCCGGCCTTGCCTTTGGCGAGGCTCCAGATCTCCTGACCGTTGCGCCCGTCGAGAACGCGAAGTTTTCCGGTCAAGCAGGTGCTTGGCGTGGCGCTACCGCAGGAACAGCAGGTCTTCTGCGCGTCGCCCGACACGAAGATCACGTTCGGCGGATCCGTCTCGTCGACCTTGCCGTCGCAGTTTGCGTCGACGACGCGAGCGACGGTGGGCGTCGACCAGACGTCGGCGAACGCTGGGAACTGCGTGGGCGCCTGATCCGTGCCCCACTGCCACTTCTTGACCGCCGAGAGGGTGCCCGCTGGTGGGTGGTATTCACACTTCTCCACGCAGGTACCGCCGTCGGGTGCACCGGCGTCGCCCTCGCAGATGGGCGGCAGCTTCACGCATTTGCCGTTGGCCGGCACCGGCTGGGTGCAGACCGAAGCCGCGTCGCTCGCTCCGCTGTCAGCGACGCCGCCGTCCGCCGGCGCGGTCCCGAGTGCCGTCTCGCAGTATTCACCCGTCGCGCAGTCGTTCGCGGTCTGGCACGACTTGCCCGGAACGATGCACTGCTCGAACAGGCAGACCTCGCTGGTTGCGCAGCAGGCGCTGCCACAAGCTTGCTCGACCGAGGCGCAGCATTTCCCGCTGACGCACACCCCGGCGTCACAGGGTTTCTGATCGCTGCACTCGTCGCCGGTCCCGGTATCGATGTTGACCCCGCCGCCGGTTCCGCCGCCGCCCGTGGCCGCGCTGCCGTCGAGCGAAGCGTCCCCGTTTTTACCCCCCAGGCTGGGTCCCGCGGTGCCCCCGTCGTCGCCACCGCACGCGTTGGCGCTCACGGCGCCCACGCCAATCAGACCGAACGCAAAGCGCCACTTCGACATGCTCGCCACCGGGGTCAGGGGGGCACGGTGTGCGCCCAAGCTCGGATGGTACCGCGACTTCCGCGCCCGAACCTCGTGTTTCGTGCGCACCGGAAAAAGCGAGCCACGGCGCACAAAAAACTGAGGGGCGCCGCCTTTCGAGCGACGCCCCATTCGTGAGCTGTCTATCCGACTACCCGCGGTGCTCAGCTCATCGCGACGGCCATGATGATGGCGTACACGATACCAAGAACCACGTTCAGGCCGAGCAAGACGTAGCCGACGATGCACAACATGCGCGCCGTCTTGATCTTGTCCGCAGCCGTGGCCGTGTCACCCTTGGCGAGTGCGTCCTTGGCTTGCATTGCCATCCAGACGTTGATCAAGCCGAGGAGGCCGCAACCGCAGAAGATCGAGACGATCGACAGCGTGAACCACTTCTTGACGTGTGCCTCGAGGTCCGGCGGACCTCCGCCTCCGCCCGGCATTCCCATTCCGGGTGGCATGCCGCCACCGGGCGGTGCCATCGGCATTCCACCTGGGGGTCCCATCGGAGCACCAGGCATTCCGGGAGGCGCGCCGTACCCACCGGGCTGTCCGCCCGGAGGACCGTAGCCGCCCGGAGGCGGTCCATAGCCTCCACCCTGTGCCTGAATGCCGGTCTGCTGCTCCATCATCTTGTGTGCTCCTCTTCCGCAGTCTGCTTTCGCTCTGCTAACTCAGTCCCAGAACCCGCCTGAATATCGATGCACTGGCGTCAGTGCGGCCGCAGGGTAGACCGAAAGCTCGGGAAAGCGCCACTACCCGCATGCGGATGTCCGGACGATTGACTCGATTTCCCCCGCCGGGCATCAAACCCCCTGTAATTACCACCGCTTGTGCTCTCGGTAGGCGAGCGGACACGCAGGAATTACTGGGCTGGCGCGAGTTGCCGCGTGAGCACCAGAGCCTGCGTGGTGCCGCTCGTCGTTCGCAGCTCGACGCGCACGCGCAGCTTCGGCTTGCCCCCGAACGCACACACCCTCGCGGCGGCGGCGTGACGCCCGTAACCGCGCTCGACCTCGAGCCCGGTATCCAGATCGACGATACGCACCTCGGCTCCGGATGCCGCGACTCCGAGCGCGAGCACGACGTCGACGCAGCGGGTGAGCGGGACCTCCAGCTCGAAGGTGGCGCGCTTCGCCTCACTGAGGTCGATGACCTTCGGCAATCCGAGCTGATCGAAGCGCTGAGTGGTGCCGCGTGCCAGCACCCGCGTCAGCAAGCGGCTCGCCGCGAGCGGGTGACTGTTCAGCAGCTCGGGGGTCTGGCGCAAACGTCGCTGTTCGACGCTGAAGGGACCAGGACGCGCCAACGCCTCGAGATCGATGCGTGCTGCGCCGCCGGCTCCGCATGTGAAGAGGGTCGTGTGTCCACTCGAGCCGTCGTGCGCGAGCAGCGCCTCGTCGTCGGACCAGAGCCACGCCTCCATGCCCGACAGCGGACGTCCGCCGAGGGCATCGATACGTGTGCAGCCGGGTCGCAGCTGGAGGGTGATGCTGGTGCGCTCTGCCACCGGCAGCGAGCCCGTGGCGAGGGTCTTGGCTGCTTCGTATCCGCCTCCGTCGAGTCGCGCGGCGAGGGCGGTGCTGGCCTCGCCGACCGACACACTCGGTGTGCTCTCGATCACCGGTATGCGCGCGTCGAGCTCGGACCGCCCGCCATCGCGACTCTGCGCCAGCACGACCATCACTTGCCCGCGGCCCGCTTGGGGCCGAACCTCCAGCGTGAAAGCGCGCTTTTCCTGGGCGCAGACCAGCAGAAAACGCGTCCTGCCATGGGCCAGAGCGCGCCCGAGGGTTCTCCCGTCGGAGTCGAGCAACGCCACGTCGAGGTGAGAGACCTCTTCGCTCGGCGCGACCCAAGCATCGACACACCGTTCAGGCTCGACCACAAAAGACACGAGGCTCGGGGTGCCAGGCTCCACGGGCAGCGCGTTGCGCCGGATGTCCTGCCAGCGCCCGCCGATGCCGCGTCGGTGTTCGGCCAGGGCCTGTTCGAGGCGCGGAGTGACCTCGGGCAGCCCCGCTGCGGCGCCGCCGATGCCAAACAGAACACCCAGCTTGGTGGCGTCTGCCTTCGCAACCGACTGGGCGCCGAGCGCAACCAGTCCAGACCCCGAGGAGACCCGGGCGCTCACGTAGATCCGTTCCGGGTGGGGTGGGCACACGAGCAGCGTCGGGGACTTGTTCGGGCGCTCGTCGGAGCCGAGGGACGTCCCGTCGTCGCTGAACGCAAACAGATCGATGTCGTCGACCTCCGCCGACCCCCGCGCAAGCAGCAGCGTGCAGCGATCACCCGGCACGCGCAGGAAGCCGGAGATGCGATCGCCCGCGGCGCCCGCATCGACGGCGATCATCTGGAGCTCGAGGGCCCCGGCCTCTCGAGCGCGCCGGGCGTCGCCGAGCAGCAGCCTCTCGCCGCTGAGCGCCGCGCTGGTCGGCGTGACGTCGACGTCGTGCGCGGGCCTGCCGCCGGGCAAGAGCGCACAGCTGCTCGAGAGCAGCAGAAGCACAGCGAGCGCCCTCATTCTGCGGGCTCTCCTGGTGGCGAGTGTCCCGAGCGAAACAGGGCAAAAAGCCAGGCAAGACCCGGCCCACGCGCCTCGATCGTGAGCTCGGGGGTGGCGTCCCCGTCGACGCAGAATGCGAGGGTCGTCCCGGCGCCGTCCGGGCCGATCTGGTTCTGGAACTGACGACCTGCGAGTGTGAGGGAGAGGGCCACGCCGAGGCTGCGACCCCGCACCGCAGCGACGGCCGCCACGTAACAGGCGCCGGGCTCGAGCTCGACGGGCACGAGCGTGACTCCCGACACACCTCGGGCCGTCATCACGGGTGCATCGACCCGGCGCGCGCCGCGCCGATGCGTGAGGGCCTCGGCGATGGCCGCGCGTTCTGCTCCTGCCCAGCGACCCGGCAGTGCCGCATCGATGGGACGCGTGAAGGTGAGCAGGCTCACTCGACTCGACGCGGGAGCGCCCTGAAACGCCACGCTGGCCTTCGTGCGCTCGGCGATGCAGAGCTGGAAATGTGCGTCCGGAGCCTCGGCGCGGTTGCTGCGCGCGGGTTCGAGCGAAGCGCCAAGGAACAGCTCGGCATCGATATCGAGCTCCGCGCCGTCGACCTCGCTGCCAAGCACGTCGAGCCGGTGGCAGCCAGGCGCCAGCGTAAAACGGAGCACGCCGCGTCCGCCCGGATCTGCGTCCTCAGCGCGGCTGTTTGCGACCGTGAAACCCGCGCGCTTCGCCGTCAGCACCCGCGTCCGCAGTCGCGCTTCGAGGGGACCGGGTCGAGCGCGCGCACCGGTGAACGAGGGCGCCGGCAGGGGACCCGGGTTGCGCGTCGGCAGGACACCCGCCAGGGGCGGAAACGGCCGATCGCCCCTGGCCACGATCACCTCGATTACCCCGCGAGGTGAGCGCATTTCGAGGGCGAGCCTCCCCAGCATGGCCTTGCGCACGCCGCAGCGCACGAGCTGGGCCGCGCCGGCAACGGCGAGCTCTGGATGTTCACCGTCGGGCCAGACCAACGCTCCCCGACCTGGCAGGAAACGCAGCACGAACGTGGCGGTGGGTACGCCGAGCACGGCGACGGTCACGCAGTCCTCGCTCAGTGGATCGACGAACTCCGGCGGCAGGAGCAGCGGCAAGAAACCTCCGCGCTCGACGAAGCGTGGCTCGAGCCGCCGAACGCTGCCGGACTTGGCGAGCTCGGTCCGCAGTCGCTCGGCGTCGGCGTCCAGATCCGCGTGAGCCGGCGCCGCCCGCAGCGTCAAGAACGCGCCGCTCGCCAGCGCGAGCCCGATCGCGATCCGTCGCACGGCGGCGGCCATCAATCCTCGACGACGCTGAACGGGGCCTCGACGAACTTGCGAGTCGGGTCGTCCCACACGAACAGCTTGTGCGCGCTGACCTCACCCTGGTCGACGGCGGTCACGAGATACGCGAGCGCGTGACTAGGAGCCCCGTCGCCTCCCATCGTCATGCTCGCCGCGTCTTCGGCGCTGAAATAGGCGCCGCAGTCGAGGTGTGAGTGGAAGAAGACCTTCACCGCGCGTCCGGTCTGCTCTGCGGCCGTGATGGCCCTCTCGAACTTGAGGGCGTTGATCTTGAAGTACTCGCGCCCGGTCCGCGGGTGGCCGTCAGGATCGACCGCGTGGTATTTGTTGGCCAGGTTCTCGAGCTCGACCGCCCGGTCGACGGCCAGCGGCTCGCTGAGCGGGCCCTCCAGGTAACCACAGGCCTCCTCGTCCCGGGCGTACGCGAGCTTCCCCGCCTGCGCGACGACCTCGAGCACTCGTCTCGGGACTACGACGCCCCCGTGTATCCAAACTGGGTCTACCACCGGTATTTCCTCTCCCATTTCAGCGGCGCGAAGTAGCGATCCCCGCGGTCGCACGCGATGGTGACGACACAACCGCCGCGCCCCTCTGCGTGCATGCGTTCGGCCAGCTTCACCGCACCGAAGATGTTCGCGCCGGAAGAGTGCCCGACGAACAGCCCCTCCTGCTCGGCGACTCGATCCGCCATGTCCCAGCCGTCGTCGGTGGTCACCGGCATGATCTCGTCTGGCAGCTCGCGGTCGTAGATCTCCGGAACCAGGCTCGAGCCCATGTGTTTCATGCCCTCGAGACCGTGCAGCGCCTCCGCTGGCTCCACCGCGACGCAGTGGATCTTTCTTGGGTGTTCGTGCAGGCGCCGGGTGGTCCCCATCATCGTGCCGCTGGTACCGAGGCCGGTCACGAAGCTGGTGATGCGATCGCCGAGCGCGTCGAGGATCTCGGCCGCCGTGCCGTGATAGTGCGCGAGGGGATTCGACGGATTTCCGTACTGATCGGCGTAGAAGTATCGTTCGGGCTGCTCGGTCACGAGCTCGCGCACCTTGCGGATTGCGCCGTCGGATCCTTCCATCGGGCTGGAGTAGATGAGCTCGGCACCGTAGGCCTGCGTGATGTCCTTGCGGGCTCGGCTGACGTTGCTGGGCATCACGAGCGCCACGCGAAATCCGAGCGCCGCGCCGACCATGCTGTACGCCACCCCGGTGTTGCCGCTGGTCGCGTCGATCAGGATCTTGTCCGGGGTCAGGCGCCCGTCGGCGATCGCATCCTTCACGATGCGGAGCGCCGGGCGATCCTTCACGGAGCCGCCCGGATTCAGGTACTCGAGCTTGACGTAGACCTCGACGCTAGGTGCAGACCGGGCGACCTGGTTGAGGCGCATCAGCGGAGTTTGCCCGACGGCGTCGGCCACACCCGCGAGCAACCGGGAGCGAACCAGGCGGGTCGTCATTCGGTCGCCACTCCCAGCGCACGACGGAGCCCACGCAGCGCGCGCCAGGCTCCCGCGCCCAGCTCCCGGGAGGCGCTGAACCGGAAGTTCTCCGCGTGCCGGAACGGCACCGCCTCGAGCTCATCCGAGCGGTGCAGCGTGAGTGCGCCGGCGCGTTCGAGATAGAGCGCCTCGATGTCGCCGTCGCTGCCGGCGGCGATCTCGAAAACGGCGGCGCAGATCTTGGCTTGTCCTTCCGCGCCGACCTCGGGCAAGAGAACCTGGCGAGAGACCGCGGCTTCCGACGACATCATCCACCTGCGATGGCGGGGACGATGCTGATCTCCTGGCCAGCCGTCAGGGCGGTATCGAGGCCATCCAAGAAGCGGATATCCTCTTCGCCGACATAGATGTTCACGAAGCGCCGGACGCCTTTGTCGTCCAGCAAGCGCTCGCGCATTCCGGGATGGGATTTCTCCAGCGCCTCGATGACGTCGCGCACCGTGGCGCCGCTGATCTTTACCGCTTCTTCGCCTCCGGTCAGGGAACGAAGTGGGGTGGGGATACGAACCGTGACTTCCATTCTCTTCTCCTATGAAGCGGTGCAGAGACCGCTGACGTAGCGTGATTCGAGCAGATCCGCGATCTTCCTCTGACCGCAGAGCGGACATTGTTGCCGTGGCCGGACCGCGACGCTTCGCAAGCGGTCGCTCTTGCCGTCGTAGGTCGTGATTTGGCCGGCACCGCTCTCGTCCCCGGACAGGAAGCGGAGCGCCAGATCCGCCATCAAGGCCCCCACCAGGCCCACCACCGGACCCATCACCCCGGCCTCGTTGCAGCTCGCCTGAGCGCCCCGCGGCACGTCCTCGAACAGGCAGCGGTAGCAGGGTTCCCCTCCCGGAAGCACGAGCCAGGCGGTGCCCTGCCAGCGGATGGCGGCGCCGTGCACCGCGGCGCGACGCTCGATGGCGCAGGC
It includes:
- a CDS encoding VCBS repeat-containing protein, with protein sequence MSKWRFAFGLIGVGAVSANACGGDDGGTAGPSLGGKNGDASLDGSAATGGGGTGGGVNIDTGTGDECSDQKPCDAGVCVSGKCCASVEQACGSACCATSEVCLFEQCIVPGKSCQTANDCATGEYCETALGTAPADGGVADSGASDAASVCTQPVPANGKCVKLPPICEGDAGAPDGGTCVEKCEYHPPAGTLSAVKKWQWGTDQAPTQFPAFADVWSTPTVARVVDANCDGKVDETDPPNVIFVSGDAQKTCCSCGSATPSTCLTGKLRVLDGRNGQEIWSLAKGKAGALGFAGLSVALGDVDGDQKLDIVAMTGDGYIAVIDNQGKVLGVSDKPVDSAGAGAFGWGGGIAIGDMDGDGAPEIAYGRNLFSTKGGVITRLWVGTGGSGGAAARELSFFVDLNNDGKLELLAGNTAYKLDGTALWTTASVGNGFNAVADFDGDGKPEVVVVQAGKLWVLEGATGVIELGPLTLPSTGEGGPPTVADFDGDGKREIGVAQQAKYAMVKPDYVGKKLDVVWTAPNHDLSSSVTGSSVFDFEGDGRAEVVYNDECFLWVYDGQTGKVLYAALTTSFTATEASVVADVDGDGHSEILMVSNGADPSSAGWKCDMAPWNQPDAANNRPAWVPPAGKPAYRGITALGDKANSWVGTRTVWNQHAYSVSNVCDSRDSACDPPNIYGSIPKAQKPNWTQPWLNNFRQNVQDKGIFDAPDVTVKVDVACTNPIVVHVSVRNIGLAGLPAGVTVGVYVDAGGTQTQLGTVITTKPLLPGQTEVIDFSVPAGAAKSSDGFFAKVLIDPTNKTFNECRDDNNQSAIVKAKCGPA
- a CDS encoding CD225/dispanin family protein, with the translated sequence MMEQQTGIQAQGGGYGPPPGGYGPPGGQPGGYGAPPGMPGAPMGPPGGMPMAPPGGGMPPGMGMPGGGGGPPDLEAHVKKWFTLSIVSIFCGCGLLGLINVWMAMQAKDALAKGDTATAADKIKTARMLCIVGYVLLGLNVVLGIVYAIIMAVAMS
- a CDS encoding Mov34/MPN/PAD-1 family protein → MVDPVWIHGGVVVPRRVLEVVAQAGKLAYARDEEACGYLEGPLSEPLAVDRAVELENLANKYHAVDPDGHPRTGREYFKINALKFERAITAAEQTGRAVKVFFHSHLDCGAYFSAEDAASMTMGGDGAPSHALAYLVTAVDQGEVSAHKLFVWDDPTRKFVEAPFSVVED
- a CDS encoding cysteine synthase family protein; this translates as MTTRLVRSRLLAGVADAVGQTPLMRLNQVARSAPSVEVYVKLEYLNPGGSVKDRPALRIVKDAIADGRLTPDKILIDATSGNTGVAYSMVGAALGFRVALVMPSNVSRARKDITQAYGAELIYSSPMEGSDGAIRKVRELVTEQPERYFYADQYGNPSNPLAHYHGTAAEILDALGDRITSFVTGLGTSGTMMGTTRRLHEHPRKIHCVAVEPAEALHGLEGMKHMGSSLVPEIYDRELPDEIMPVTTDDGWDMADRVAEQEGLFVGHSSGANIFGAVKLAERMHAEGRGGCVVTIACDRGDRYFAPLKWERKYRW
- a CDS encoding MoaD/ThiS family protein, whose translation is MEVTVRIPTPLRSLTGGEEAVKISGATVRDVIEALEKSHPGMRERLLDDKGVRRFVNIYVGEEDIRFLDGLDTALTAGQEISIVPAIAGG
- a CDS encoding HesA/MoeB/ThiF family protein: MSTFRTEPSPLGMKSALVVGVGGLGCPAALALARAGVGRIVLADDDVIEEANLNRQILFRQQDVGRPKLEVAREALERAAPASTIELHPSRLLPDNARQLVRSVDVVVEGSDNFATKFLTADACAIERRAAVHGAAIRWQGTAWLVLPGGEPCYRCLFEDVPRGAQASCNEAGVMGPVVGLVGALMADLALRFLSGDESGAGQITTYDGKSDRLRSVAVRPRQQCPLCGQRKIADLLESRYVSGLCTAS